One window of the Candidozyma auris chromosome 6, complete sequence genome contains the following:
- a CDS encoding NADP(+)-dependent, decarboxylating phosphogluconate dehydrogenase, which yields MSTPTGDIGLIGLAVMGQNLILNAADHGFTVVAYNRTVSKVDDFLNNEAKGKSIIGAHSIEELCANLKRPRRIVILVKAGKPVDAFIEQLLPHLEKGDIIIDGGNSHFPDTNRRFEELKQQGILFVGSGVSGGEEGARYGPSLMPGGHPDAWPHIKDIFQSIAAKSDGEPCCDWVGDGGAGHYVKMVHNGIEYGDMQLICEAYDLLKRVGKFTDKEIGDVFAKWNKGVLDSFLIEITRDIMYFNDPTDGKPVVEKILDTAGQKGTGKWTAVNALDLGMPVTLIGEAVFARCLSALKDERTRAANVLKGPIVEGESPITDKEKFVDDLEQALYASKIISYAQGFMLIREAAKEYNWKLNNPAIALMWRGGCIIRSVFLGEITSAYREHPDLENLLFHPFFQDAVTKAQKGWRSTIAKAVEYGVPVPAFSTALSFYDGYRSSKLPANLLQAQRDYFGAHTFQVLPGEENDFLKKDQWVHVNWTGRGGNISASTYDA from the exons ATGTCTACCCCAAC TGGTGATATCGGTTTAATTGGTTTGGCCGTTATGGGTCAAAACTTGATTTTAAATGCTGCCGACCATGGTTTCACCGTGGTGGCGTACAACAGAACGGTCTCAAAAGTGGACGACTTCTTGAATAACGAGGCCAAAGGTAAATCAATCATTGGTGCGCACTCCATTGAAGAACTTTGCGCCAACTTGAAGCGCCCAAGACGTATTGTTATTTTGGTGAAAGCAGGCAAGCCCGTTGATGCTTTCATTGAGCAGTTGTTGCCACATTTAGAGAAGGGTGATATCATCATCGATGGCGGAAACTCTCACTTTCCTGATACAAATCGCCGCTTCgaagagttgaagcagcaagGAATACTCTTTGTCGGCTCTGGTGTTTctggaggtgaagaaggtgctCGCTATGGCCCTTCCTTGATGCCTGGTGGTCATCCAGATGCTTGGCCTCATATCAAGGATATTTTTCAGTCTATTGCTGCTAAGTCCGACGGAGAACCTTGTTGTGACTGGGTCGGTGACGGAGGGGCTGGCCACTACGTAAAGATGGTCCACAATGGTATTGAGTACGGAGACATGCAGTTGATCTGTGAGGCTTACGATCTCTTAAAAAGAGTAGGAAAGTTTACTGACAAGGAgattggtgatgttttcgCTAAATGGAACAAGGGTGTTTTGGATTCGTTCTTGATTGAAATCACTAGGGATATCATGTACTTCAATGATCCAACTGATGGAAAGCCTGTCGTCGAGAAGATTTTAGACACTGCCGGTCAGAAGGGGACTGGAAAGTGGACTGCAGTTAATGCATTGGACTTGGGCATGCCAGTGACATTGATTGGTGAGGCTGTTTTTGCCAGATGCTTATCTGCCCTTAAAGATGAAAGAACTAGGGCTGCAAATGTGTTAAAGGGTCCCATTGTCGAAGGCGAATCTCCTATCACCGACAAGGAAAAATTTGTCGATGATTTGGAACAGGCTTTGTATGCTTCTAAGATCATTTCTTACGCTCAAGGCTTCATGTTGATTAGAGAGGCTGCAAAGGAATACAACTGGAAGTTGAATAACCCAGCCATTGCCTTGATGTGGAGAGGAGGTTGTATTATCAGATCTGTATTCTTGGGTGAGATAACCTCGGCCTACAGAGAGCACCCTGATTTGGAAAATTTGTTGTTCCACCCATTTTTCCAAGATGCTGTGACCAAAGCTCAAAAGGGTTGGAGATCTACGATTGCGAAGGCTGTTGAGTATGGCGTTCCTGTTCCTGCTTTCTCTACAGCGTTGTCGTTCTACGATGGATACAGATCCTCCAAACTTCCTGCGAACTTGTTGCAAGCTCAGAGAGACTATTTTGGTGCTCACACATTCCAAGTGTT
- a CDS encoding sulfate adenylyltransferase: MSRATKSTIGILFWFGEMPIPKPHGGQLQDLVSRDENKRDRLSQAISRGDLPIITLTDRQLCDLELLLNGGFSPLSGFLNEDDYNSVVENMRLKTVQNEDGEGLLWPMPITLDVTKPVSQRFSIGEKIGLQDPRDRQILAVLTVESIYRPDKEKEARLVFRGDPEHPAVKYLHDVAGEYYIGGSLEGLSYPKHYDYSEIRKTPSQLRQEFETLGWGSHKIVAFQTRNPMHRAHRELTVRAARDLGEDSHILIHPVVGMTKPGDIDHHTRVKVYQQILKKYPEGLATPALLPLAMRMGGDREALWHALIRMNYGVDHFIVGRDHAGPGKNSKGVDFYGPYDAQDLLAKFEDELMGKIKVVPFRMVTYLPDEDRYAPIDTIDTNAVKTANISGTELRQRLRDGTEIPTWFSYPEVVKILRDTNPPRYRQGFVFLIDVTDIEEELGAIIASALQSSLNEHCGARRVTRLPISYQDPYLINEFVRAGSAVIVPVQGDYGSIVTAVGEFNTIQVKLKKNSPAILYSINNGDFENAEEACATAIKLLQSKGFFVHEN, translated from the exons ATGTCACGTG CTACCAAGTCCACTATCGGCATCTTATTTTGGTTTGGAGAAATGCCGATCCCCAAGCCTCATGGCGGCCAATTACAAGATTTGGTATCTCGAGATGAAAATAAGAGAGATAGGCTTTCTCAGGCCATATCGAGAGGAGATTTACCAATAATCACGTTGACGGATAGACAACTATGTGACTTAGAATTATTATTGAACGGTGGTTTCTCCCCTTTGAGCGGGTTTCTCAACGAAGATGACTACAATTCTGTAGTAGAAAACATGAGGTTGAAAACTGTCCAGAACGAAGACGGAGAAGGACTCTTATGGCCCATGCCAATAACACTTGACGTCACAAAACCTGTATCCCAGCGCTTTTCAATTGGCGAAAAAATTGGGTTACAAGATCCAAGAGATAGGCAAATTCTAGCAGTATTGACTGTAGAATCGATATATCGACcagacaaagaaaaggaagctAGGCTTGTTTTCAGAGGTGACCCTGAGCACCCAGCCGTGAAGTACTTACATGATGTCGCCGGTGAGTACTATATCGGAGGTTCTCTTGAAGGATTGTCTTATCCGAAGCACTATGATTATTCGGAAATTAGAAAAACTCCTTCTCAATTGAGACAGGAATTTGAAACGTTAGGATGGGGTTCTCACAAGATCGTCGCATTTCAGACCAGAAACCCTATGCACAGAGCTCATAGAGAGCTTACAGTTAGGGCAGCGCGGGACCTAGGTGAAGATAGTCATATACTCATTCATCCAGTGGTAGGTATGACAAAACCTGGTGATATAGACCATCATACCAGAGTGAAGGTGTATCAgcagattttgaagaagtatcCTGAAGGGTTAGCAACCCCTGCTCTTTTGCCCTTAGCCATGAGAATGGGAGGCGATAGAGAAGCTTTGTGGCACGCATTAATTCGCATGAACTATGGCGTAGATCATTTCATCGTCGGCAGGGATCATGCTGGACCAGGAAAAAACTCCAAAGGGGTCGATTTTTACGGCCCATACGACGcgcaagatcttcttgccAAATTCGAGGACGAATTGATGGGGAAGATCAAGGTTGTTCCGTTCAGAATGGTCACATATTTACCTGATGAGGACAGGTATGCTCCTATAGACACTATCGATACCAATGCTGTGAAGACAGCAAATATCTCAGGAACAGAGTTGAGACAAAGGTTGCGAGATGGGACTGAAATACCCACGTGGTTTTCTTATCCTGAAGTCGTGAAAATTTTACGGGATACAAATCCTCCTCGCTACAGACAAGGATTTGTGTTCCTTATCGATGTAACCGATATCGAGGAAGAACTTGGTGCCATCATCGCATCTGCATTACAGTCATCATTGAATGAGCACTGTGGAGCTCGTAGAGTCACAAGACTTCCAATCAGCTATCAGGATCCATACTTAATCAATGAATTTGTAAGGGCAGGATCTGCTGTGATCGTCCCTGTGCAAGGTGACTATGGCTCAATTGTCACTGCTGTCGGTGAATTCAACACTATTCAGGTCAAATTAAAAAAGAACTCACCAGCAATTTTATactccatcaacaatgGAGACTTTGAAAATGCCGAAGAAGCATGTGCAACCGCGATCAAATTATTGCAGTCTAAAGGATTCTTTGTCCATGAGAATTGA
- a CDS encoding magnesium-dependent phosphatase-1 produces MWPKAIVLDLDYTIWPCWCDTHLSLPLSKASKTGIEDGRGFKLYLFDDVSSIVKLLSNSGVILIAASRTARPDIAEKLLTLFHIDDKPLISFFRSLQWGQGSKINHVEKAACELHIEEELRRGDVILFDDEARNRDVEEVNCYFFKINQNEGLTFPVFNEALEVWRKSRFGCS; encoded by the coding sequence ATGTGGCCCAAAGCAATTgtgttggacttggactATACCATATGGCCATGTTGGTGTGACAcacatctttctttgccgTTATCAAAAGCTCTGAAGACTGGTATCGAAGATGGCAGAGGGTTTAAATTGTACTTATTTGACGATGTTAGCTCCATAGTGAAACTTCTTTCTAATAGCGGTGTGATATTGATTGCTGCAAGTCGAACAGCAAGACCTGACATTGCAGAAAAATTGCTTACGTTATTTCATATAGATGACAAGCCTTTGATTAGCTTTTTCCGCTCATTGCAATGGGGTCAAGGTTCGAAGATCAACCACGTGGAAAAGGCTGCATGTGAACTccacattgaagaagagctcagaAGAGGTGAtgtcattctttttgatgacGAAGCACGAAACCgcgatgttgaagaagtcaactGCTATTTCTTTAAAATTAACCAAAATGAGGGGTTAACATTCCCTGTGTTCAATGAAGCTTTAGAAGTGTGGAGAAAAAGTCGGTTCGGATGTCTGTAA
- a CDS encoding RMD1 family protein, with translation MSSQSEQTPLIRPPSKGSQYEGRSTTQNLQGRKTTSKIANNSKLGLQRLSRTTQKLKLLPEDPPDLGYERIKLNPENYSENHSRDGGVYSQVTRITDKPARKDAEILGKSHRDLLPRVTAYCTAGSYKMKDLLRWLKDKKRIHNTMPKLFDECLYTPFTYKDWRNDSDDGGKTLIRLADDGGEIEFGKQNDIFIFEYGVVIMWCYTRKEEMAFLEDLARFESEKLSSEDVQVEEFNYYITTSYQPRIYNDFITLRDDANYMLKLSISHALAQSVKISLFEELVDNTIEDTQDIPQQIAHTGKVEMTRDEIMKSIGELFILRININLHGSVLDSPELMWAEPHLEPIYQATRGYLEINQRVELLEQRLEVISDLLQMLKEQLGHSQEENLEFVVIVLVCIEVLVSVVNVIVDFLTF, from the coding sequence ATGCTGTCTCAGAGTGAACAGACTCCTTTGATTAGACCCCCCCTGAAAGGATCACAATACGAGGGTAGAAGCACAACTCAGAATTTACAAGGCCGCAAGACAACATCGAAAATTGCTAATAACTCCAAGCTTGGCCTTCAAAGGCTTAGCAGAACAACCCAGAAGCTCAAACTCTTGCCCGAAGATCCTCCCGATCTCGGGTACGAGCGAATTAAACTCAATCCTGAGAACTACTCAGAAAATCATTCACGGGATGGTGGTGTGTACTCACAGGTGACACGCATAACTGACAAGCCAGCAAGAAAGGACGCCGAGATTCTTGGAAAGCTGCACAGGGATCTTCTACCTCGAGTAACCGCTTACTGCACAGCAGGCTCGTATAAGAtgaaagatcttcttcgctgGCTCAAGGATAAGAAAAGAATTCATAACACAATGCCCaaactttttgatgaatgcCTCTATACGCCATTCACATACAAAGACTGGAGAAATGATTCTGACGATGGAGGTAAGACCCTAATTCGCCTCGCtgatgatggtggtgaGATTGAATTCGGTAAGCAAAACGAcattttcatcttcgaaTATGGTGTTGTTATAATGTGGTGTTACACGCGTAAGGAAGAGATGgcttttttggaagacCTTGCTCGTTTTGAAAGTGAGaaactttcttcagaagatgttcaagtGGAGGAGTTCAATTACTACATCACAACGTCGTATCAGCCACGAATCTACAATGATTTCATAACGCTTCGAGATGACGCAAACTACATGCTAAAGCTATCGATATCTCATGCATTGGCACAATCAGTGAAAATATCGTTGTTCGAAGAACTCGTTGATAATACCATTGAAGACACACAAGACATTCCTCAACAAATAGCTCACACAGGCAAGGTAGAAATGACCAGAGATGAAATCATGAAGTCAATAGGGGAACTTTTTATTCTCCGTATCAACATCAATCTCCATGGATCAGTTTTAGATTCGCCAGAGCTCATGTGGGCGGAACCTCACCTTGAACCAATATACCAGGCAACACGCGGTTACTTGGAAATAAATCAAAGGGTGGAATTACTAGAACAAAGGCTAGAAGTAATCTCGGACTTGCTACAGATGCTTAAAGAACAGCTCGGACActcacaagaagaaaacctAGAGTTTGTTGTTATAGTATTGGTATGCATCGAGGTTCTAGTCAGTGTTGTCAATGTAATTGTGGACTTCTTGACATTTTAG